The Muribaculum intestinale genome includes the window TATCCATTTTCAGCAATATATGCAATATCTGAAAGTTTATTTCACATAATCAGGTGAATTTTTGACTGAATTTGAGTTAAATCTCATGCGCCAGCCCTGATGCCAAGTATCACTCCGATGATACCTCCGGTGACACTTATTATTACAGCCTCGATAAGGAATTGCGACAGAATATCGATACCGCGTGCTCCAAGCGACATGCGGAGTCCTATCTCGCGTGTGCGCTCTGTGACGGACACATACATTATATTCATTATGCCGATACCTCCTACCAACAGGGAGATGCCGGCAATACATGCAAGCAGTACGGTAAGCATATCGGAGGTCGAGCTGAGCATTTCGCTGAGTTCTTTCTGGGAGCGTATGTCGAAGTCATCGTCGGCACCTTCCTTTAGTTTATGCTGTTCGCGCAGGATTTCTGTTATCTCGTCGATAGCCTGGTCGGTGTATTCTTCGTCAATGGCGCTGGCAAATAGTCCTTGAAGATGATCGGTGGCCAATATTCGCTTCATCACCGTTGTGTATGGGGCAAGCACTACGTCGTCCTGATCCATACCCATCGAGTTGGTTCCTTTGGGAGTAAGTGTGCCAACTACCTTCATCGGAATCTTGTTGAACCGCACTATACGGCCTATGGGGTTGCTGCCGTCGGGAAACAGATTGTCTATTACTGTCTGGCCAAGGAGGCATACTTTGGCAGCTGATTTGATATCCTGTTCGGTAAACATCTCTCCGTCGGCTACGGATACCTTACGTATGTCGAGATAGTCGGGTGTGATACCATAGACCGTTGACGGATAGTTGTTGTTGCCGTTTATGAATTGTCCGCCGCTGTTTACCGACGGTGATATGGCTGTCACATACCGTGCCTTGTCGCGTATCGCCTCATAGTCGGCGACTTCCAGAGTCTGGGTGTCGTCGGCACTTTGGCGCACACCTCCGCGCTGCATATTGCCGGGGTGTATCATTATCATGTTTGAGCCCATTTCACTTATCTGGGCCCTGATGCTGTCCTTGGAGCCTTGTCCGATAGCGAGCATGGTTATTACCGATGCTACGCCAATGATGATTCCGAGCATCGTCAGAAAACATCGCAGTTTGTTGTTTGATAGCGCTTTGAGAGCTATTTTCAGAAGATTGGCGAAGTTCATTGCAGGAAAATATCAGTCGTCGTCGCGTGGAAGTGATTCATAAATTGCTTTTGCCGATTCCGGCGATGGGTTGAGGATGTCGCTTACTATACGACCGTCGCGGAGCACAATATTGCGTGAAGAATATGCTGCAAGGTCGGGGTTGTGGGTCACGAATATTATCGTGCGTCCACGTGCGTGCAATTCCTGGAAGAGCACAAGTATACTGAACGAAGTGCGTGTGTCAAGATTTCCGGTAGCCTCGTCGGCGAGGATTATCACAGGGTCGTTGACGAGCGCACGTGCTATGGCCACACGCTGTTGCTGTCCTCCCGACATCTGGTTGCTCTTGTGATAGAGCCTGTCATGAAGACCGACAGCCTCAAGGGCGCTTACTGCACGGCTCCGTCGCTCTTTTGCGGATACATTGGAGTTGTAGAGCAGGGGGAGTTCGACGTTTTCGATGGCTGTGGTCTTAGGGAGAAGATTGTAGTTCTGGAAAACGAATCCAATCTTGCGGTTGCGAGTGAATGCCCGTTTGTTTTTGCTCATTGAGGCTACCGATACTCCGTCAAGCAGATAGTCGCCGCGGGTAGGTGTGTCAAGGCATCCCAGGAGATTGAGTAGAGTCGATTTGCCTGATCCTGATGTGCCCATAATCGTTACGAACTCTCCCTCATGGATTGTAAATGACACTCCGCGTAAGGCATGTACCTTTTCTCCTCCAACAATGAAGTCGCGCTTTAAGTCCTCCACACGGATTATCTCTCGCTTTTCTTCCTCGGATTTTAAGTTATAGTCCATTGTCTTATTTTTTTCTGTGGGGAGGCTGTGGCGCAAATGGGCTCTGTTCGGTATTCTGATCCGATGCAGGTGCGCTCATGCCGGCAGTGTCATACTCCAGAGCTATTGTTTCGCCTTCGTTGAGTCCGGAGACAATCTGTGTCATATTGCCGTTGCTTTCGCCAACGGTGACTTTGACAGGCACGAGTGTGTCGCCGCGTACGACCCATACTGTATGCTGTCCGGGTGCTGTAGCTTGTGCTGCCGTAGGGCTGCTTTCGGGATGGGGAAGTCCCTTGGCATCGGGAAACTCCCGGGGTGTAAAGCGCAGGGAGCGGTTGGGTATGGCAAGCACATCTTTTTCCTCGGTTACATTTATAGAAAGATTGGCAGTGAGTCCGGGTATGAGTTTATGGTCGGGATTGGGTGCCGCAACGATTACCTCATAAGTGACTACGTTGCTCTCTGTTGTAGGATTGAGGCGTACCTGTGTCACTTTCCCTTCAAATTTGTCGTCGGGATATGCGTCGACAGTGAATGTTGCAGTCTGTCCCATTTTCACCTGGCCTATGTCGGCTTCATCCACATTGCCCACAACCTGCATGTTGTCAAGGTCGGCTATTACATAGAGATTCTGCACGTTCATCGACG containing:
- a CDS encoding ABC transporter ATP-binding protein: MDYNLKSEEEKREIIRVEDLKRDFIVGGEKVHALRGVSFTIHEGEFVTIMGTSGSGKSTLLNLLGCLDTPTRGDYLLDGVSVASMSKNKRAFTRNRKIGFVFQNYNLLPKTTAIENVELPLLYNSNVSAKERRSRAVSALEAVGLHDRLYHKSNQMSGGQQQRVAIARALVNDPVIILADEATGNLDTRTSFSILVLFQELHARGRTIIFVTHNPDLAAYSSRNIVLRDGRIVSDILNPSPESAKAIYESLPRDDD
- a CDS encoding efflux RND transporter periplasmic adaptor subunit translates to MKPNPHILLFTTLLALSAVSCSKKPQIRLETAKVERADISESVTATGTVESVTQVDVGTQVTGIVDKLYADYNSVVTKGELIAEIEKTLLESELRSADASMESARVTYEYNRTNYERDRQLHDKQLISDYEYQTSLKEYEVSKTAYEKAQADRVRAAKNLNYAEIYSPIDGVVISREVEVGQTVVSSMNVQNLYVIADLDNMQVVGNVDEADIGQVKMGQTATFTVDAYPDDKFEGKVTQVRLNPTTESNVVTYEVIVAAPNPDHKLIPGLTANLSINVTEEKDVLAIPNRSLRFTPREFPDAKGLPHPESSPTAAQATAPGQHTVWVVRGDTLVPVKVTVGESNGNMTQIVSGLNEGETIALEYDTAGMSAPASDQNTEQSPFAPQPPHRKK